In Octopus bimaculoides isolate UCB-OBI-ISO-001 chromosome 28, ASM119413v2, whole genome shotgun sequence, the following are encoded in one genomic region:
- the LOC128251070 gene encoding zinc finger protein 493-like: MSKKKGKTSYQCDICKKTFQKQRDLTIHKKSHSGEKPYHCDICGNLFLLKHNLTVHKRIHTGERPYSCDICGKSFAQSGDLKAHKRTHTGEKPYRCDICGKSFPRGNYITMHKRIHTGERPFHCDICGKSFVGKHMLKAHKRIHTGEKPYRCEICGKSFTGSGHLAVHKRIHTGERPHKCDVCGKSFSRFHHLSVHKRIHSGEKPYQCDICGKSFSQKSGSVVHKRTHSRDKPYCDICGKSFSQANYLANHKIKHANEKPYHCDVCSKSFFRICDLNRHKSTHREKRQYHCDTCGKTFPIHYRLVIHKRIHTGEKPHDCDICGKSFSQKYELVVHKRVHTGEKPHHCDICGKSFYQTSGLVVHRRIHTGETPYHCDICGKSFGVRSTLTSHKCIHTGEMPYQCDICGKSFSQKSYIVIHKRFHTGEKPYRCDTCGKSFCVRSSLNSHKCIHTGEKLYQCDICGKSFSRKSYIVIHKRTHTGDKPYHCDICGKSFSQKSSLVIHKRVHTGEKPYHCDICGKSFSQSHHKSIHTC; the protein is encoded by the coding sequence ATGTCGAAAAAGAAGGGTAAAActtcatatcaatgtgatatttgtaaaAAGACATTCCAGAAACAACGTGACCTAACTATTCACAAGAAAAGTCAttcaggagaaaagccatatcactgtgatatctgtggtaatttATTCTTGTTGAAACATAACTTAactgtacacaaacgtattcacacaggagagaggcCTTAcagctgtgatatctgtggtaaatcttttgcACAAAGTGGTGACCTAAAGgctcacaaacgcactcacacaggagaaaaaccgtatcgttgtgatatctgtggtaaatcctttccACGAGGCAACTATATTACTAtgcataaacgcattcatacaggagagagaccatttcactgtgatatttgtggtaaatccttcgttggaaaacatatgttaaaggctcacaaacgtattcatactggagaaaaaccttatcgctgtgaaatctgtggtaaatcattcactgggAGTGGTCACTTAGCtgttcacaaacgcattcatactggagagagacCACATAAGTGTGATgtttgtggcaaatcattctctcgttTTCATCACTTATCTGTTCACAAACGTATCCAttcaggtgagaagccatatcaatgtgatatctgtggcaaatcattctctcaaaaatctGGCTCCGTTGTCCACAAACGCACCCATTCAAGAGATAAGCcatattgtgatatctgtggtaaatcattctctcaggcTAATTATTTAGCTAACCACAAGATAAAACATGCAaatgagaagccatatcattgtgatgtttgtagtaaatcattctttcGAATATGTGACTTAAATAGACACAAAAGTACTCACAGGGAAAAAAGACAGTATCACTGCGATACTTGTGGTAAAACTTTCCCTATACATTATCGGTTAgttatacataaacgtattcatacaggggagaaaccacatgattgtgatatctgtggcaaatctttCTCTCAAAAATATGAGTTAGTTGtccacaaacgtgttcatacaggagagaaaccgcatcactgtgatatctgtggtaaatcattctatcAGACATCTGGCTTAGTTGtccacagacgtattcatacaggagagacaccatatcactgtgatatctgtggtaaatcattcggTGTACGTAGTACATTAACTTctcacaaatgcattcatacaggtgagatgccctatcagtgtgatatctgtggtaaatcattctcccagAAATCTTACATAGTTATCCACAAACgttttcatacaggagagaaaccatatcgctgtgatacctgtggtaaatcattttgtgTACGTAGTTCATTAAATTctcacaaatgcattcatacaggtgagaagctatatcagtgtgatatctgtggtaaatcattctcccggAAATCTTACATAGTTAtccacaaacgtactcatacaggagacaaaccatatcattgcgatatctgtggtaaatcattctctcaaaaatctTCCTTAGTTAtccacaaacgtgttcatacaggagagaaaccatatcactgtgatatatgtggtaaatcattctctcagtctCATCACAAAAGCATTCATACATGTTAG